The DNA window ACGCCCGCAACCAGGACATCGGCGGCACCGGCCTCGGTCTCACCATCGCCCGCGACATCGCCGTTTCTCACGGCGGCGACCTGCGGCTGCAGGAAAGCCCGATGGGCGGGCTGAGGGCGCAGGTGCGCCTGCCGGTGTGAGGGGCAGCGCGGTTTCGGAAGCGATTGGCTTCGGGCTGCGGAGGCGGCGCTCCCATCCGAGGAGTACCGCCTCCTCATCGTCATCCCCGCGAAAGCGGGGACCCAATCATTCTTCCATCGTCGCTGAAACAGTTCGGAATCGTGGCGCCGCAACACTCAACTGCAAGAACTCGGTTCGTCGAGCGGCCAGTGGGTCCCCGCTTTCGCGGGGATGACGATGGAGAGGGCGAACTGCAGAGCGGGAAAAACGCGTCCGCTCAGTAAAGCCGTCCGCCGATCGGCACGTCCCTGGTCGGGCCGATGAGCATCACCTTGCCGTTTTCGTCCGGAACGCCGAGGACGAGCACCTCGGACATGAACTTGCCGATCTGCTTGACCGGGAAGTTGACGACGCCGAGCACCTGGGTGCCGACGAGGGCTTCCGGCGCATGGTTCTCGGTGATCTGCGCCGAGGTCTTGCGGATGCCGATCTCCGGCCCGAAATCGACCTTGAGCTTCAAGGCCGGCTTGCGGGCTCCCTCGTTGACCTCCGCCTCCACGACGACGCCGACGCGGATATCGACTTTCAGGAAATCGTCGAAGGTGATCGTGGGC is part of the Hartmannibacter diazotrophicus genome and encodes:
- a CDS encoding tRNA-binding protein; translated protein: MSETSAPAPTITFDDFLKVDIRVGVVVEAEVNEGARKPALKLKVDFGPEIGIRKTSAQITENHAPEALVGTQVLGVVNFPVKQIGKFMSEVLVLGVPDENGKVMLIGPTRDVPIGGRLY